A single Endozoicomonas sp. NE40 DNA region contains:
- a CDS encoding aminopeptidase P family protein, whose product MTSTPEKLTALRAAMSTSHIDAWIIPSSDPHESEYSSEHWGGREWLSGFTGSAGTVVVLKDRAALWTDGRYFLQASQELENSGIELMRDGMPEVPAIQDWLADTLPEGSVVGFDGKVMSHQQTQKLLETFKDKNITIEVEKDLLETVWIDRPDMPATPVFLHDDSIAGKTREEKLAEVRLEMTKKGASHLLITMLDDIAWLLNLRASDIECNPVFLSYILLTDTDVKLYINASRIEGDALQALKQSGIELLPYDAIADDIRSLDSNTRLLMNPASTNQWLVNALPESVKIIKAASPTLLLKAIKNDVEIQRMGDCHRRDGAAVVRFMRWLEETVPGGEVTELSLDEFLQASRAQAPEFKGPSFPTIAGYASNGAIIHYRADEQSSRKVEAKGLLLVDSGAQYPDGTTDITRTFACGPMTEEEQKDYTLVLKSHINLAKARFLKGTRGMQLDILARQPVWEAGQNYNHGTGHGIGYFLNVHEGPHSVSPKWIDQPLQVGMLLTNEPGMYRNGKHGVRLENIMRVAEDITTEFGEFYKLVPMTLAPIDTRPITREMLTQTEIDWLNQYHEMVREELSPLLSGADLDWLNKATQTF is encoded by the coding sequence ATGACCAGTACGCCCGAAAAACTCACGGCTCTGAGAGCCGCCATGAGCACCAGCCATATAGATGCCTGGATTATTCCCAGCTCGGATCCTCACGAGAGTGAATACAGCTCAGAACACTGGGGCGGCAGGGAATGGCTGTCCGGTTTCACAGGTTCAGCTGGCACCGTAGTCGTACTGAAAGACCGGGCCGCCCTCTGGACCGATGGCCGTTATTTCCTGCAGGCCAGCCAGGAGCTGGAGAATTCCGGCATTGAGCTGATGCGTGACGGGATGCCGGAAGTTCCGGCCATTCAGGACTGGCTGGCAGATACCCTGCCCGAAGGCAGCGTGGTAGGTTTTGATGGCAAGGTGATGAGCCACCAGCAGACACAGAAACTGCTGGAAACCTTTAAGGACAAAAACATCACCATTGAAGTTGAAAAAGATCTTCTGGAAACCGTCTGGATCGATCGTCCAGATATGCCTGCGACACCGGTATTTCTGCATGACGACAGCATTGCAGGCAAAACCCGGGAAGAAAAGCTGGCAGAAGTCCGCCTGGAGATGACCAAAAAAGGTGCCAGTCACCTGCTGATCACCATGCTGGACGATATTGCCTGGCTGCTGAACCTGCGCGCCAGCGATATTGAATGCAACCCGGTGTTCCTGTCCTATATTCTGCTGACAGACACCGACGTCAAACTGTATATCAATGCCAGCCGCATAGAAGGCGATGCTTTGCAGGCTTTAAAGCAGTCGGGCATAGAGCTGCTGCCTTACGATGCCATCGCTGACGATATCCGCAGCCTGGACAGCAACACCCGCCTGTTGATGAATCCGGCCTCCACCAATCAGTGGCTGGTCAATGCGCTGCCGGAGTCCGTCAAAATCATTAAGGCTGCCAGCCCAACCCTTCTGCTGAAAGCCATTAAAAACGATGTGGAAATTCAGCGCATGGGTGACTGTCACCGACGCGATGGCGCAGCGGTTGTCCGCTTTATGCGCTGGCTGGAAGAGACAGTTCCCGGCGGTGAGGTCACCGAACTGTCACTGGATGAGTTTCTGCAGGCCAGCCGGGCGCAGGCACCGGAGTTTAAAGGACCAAGCTTTCCGACAATTGCCGGTTATGCCTCAAATGGTGCCATTATTCACTATCGTGCCGATGAGCAATCCTCCCGGAAGGTTGAAGCAAAGGGTCTGCTGCTGGTTGATTCCGGTGCCCAGTACCCGGACGGCACCACGGACATTACCCGAACCTTTGCCTGTGGTCCCATGACGGAAGAAGAACAGAAAGACTATACGCTGGTTCTGAAATCGCATATTAATCTGGCAAAAGCCCGCTTCCTGAAAGGTACACGGGGCATGCAGCTGGATATCCTTGCCCGTCAGCCGGTCTGGGAAGCCGGGCAAAACTACAACCACGGCACCGGCCACGGCATTGGTTACTTTCTGAACGTACACGAAGGCCCGCACAGCGTCAGCCCTAAATGGATTGACCAGCCTTTGCAGGTGGGTATGCTTCTCACCAATGAGCCTGGCATGTACCGTAATGGCAAACACGGCGTACGCCTTGAAAACATCATGCGTGTGGCTGAAGACATCACGACGGAGTTTGGTGAATTCTACAAGCTGGTTCCGATGACACTGGCACCGATTGACACCCGCCCGATTACCCGGGAGATGCTGACCCAGACTGAAATCGACTGGCTGAATCAATACCACGAAATGGTTCGTGAAGAGCTGTCGCCACTGCTCAGTGGTGCTGACCTTGACTGGCTGAATAAAGCGACACAAACATTCTGA